The Amycolatopsis mongoliensis genome includes a window with the following:
- a CDS encoding quinone oxidoreductase family protein — MPTAVQVTKTGGPEVLEAAEVDVRAPEAGELLVDVAAAGVNYIDTYQRQGIYPIDLPFVLGLEGAGTVVEAAPGTGFEAGDRVAWQGSLGSYAARKLVPASIAVKVPEAVSLETAAATMLQGMTAHYLVASTFEVKPGHNVLVHAAAGGVGLLLVQLAKARGARVIGTVSTEEKEKLAREAGADEVIRYDRDDFAKITRELTGGEGVDVVYDGVGKDTVDGSLASLKIRGLLALFGASSGPVPPIDPQRLNSGGSLYLTRPTSAHYTRTREEIDWRSKELFDAIVAGDLTVRIGGKYPLADARKAHEDLQGRRTTGKLLLIP; from the coding sequence ATGCCCACCGCAGTGCAGGTGACGAAGACCGGCGGCCCGGAAGTGCTCGAAGCGGCCGAAGTGGACGTCCGCGCCCCGGAGGCCGGCGAACTGCTGGTCGACGTCGCCGCGGCCGGCGTCAACTACATCGACACCTACCAGCGCCAGGGCATCTACCCGATCGACCTGCCGTTCGTGCTCGGCCTCGAAGGCGCCGGGACGGTCGTCGAAGCCGCTCCCGGGACCGGGTTCGAAGCCGGCGACCGCGTCGCGTGGCAAGGGTCCCTCGGCAGCTACGCGGCACGCAAGCTCGTCCCCGCGTCGATCGCCGTGAAGGTGCCCGAAGCCGTGTCGCTGGAGACCGCCGCCGCGACCATGCTCCAGGGCATGACGGCGCACTACCTGGTCGCCTCGACGTTCGAGGTCAAGCCCGGCCACAACGTGCTGGTGCACGCGGCCGCCGGCGGTGTCGGCCTGCTGCTGGTGCAGCTGGCGAAGGCGCGCGGCGCCCGGGTCATCGGCACGGTCTCGACCGAGGAGAAGGAGAAGCTCGCCCGCGAGGCCGGCGCCGACGAGGTGATCCGCTACGACCGCGACGACTTCGCCAAGATCACCCGCGAGCTGACCGGCGGCGAGGGCGTCGACGTGGTGTACGACGGCGTCGGCAAGGACACCGTCGACGGCAGCCTCGCCAGCCTCAAGATCCGCGGCCTGCTGGCGCTGTTCGGCGCCTCCAGCGGCCCGGTGCCCCCGATCGACCCGCAGCGCCTCAACTCCGGCGGCTCGCTGTACCTGACCCGCCCGACGTCGGCGCACTACACGCGCACCCGCGAGGAGATCGACTGGCGGTCGAAGGAGCTGTTCGACGCGATCGTCGCGGGCGACCTCACCGTCCGCATCGGCGGCAAGTACCCGCTGGCCGACGCCCGCAAGGCCCACGAGGACCTCCAGGGCCGCCGCACGACCGGCAAGCTCCTGCTCATCCCCTGA